GGTAAGATTATAAGATACATAAAGATCTCTCTACCTTAGCTTCTTTTTGATGCATGTTTTGTGtcatcaaaaaaaatattatactaCTGAGTGAGAGATGAAGCATTGCCATTGGAAGCAGAATTAGAAGAATTAAAGGAAGAATTGTTCTTGTGGTTATGCATCCAAACCTTGAAAACTTGTCTACTCACACCAACACTTCTACAGAACCTCTCAACTTCATCTTCAGTCTCTTTGCTAATTCTTTGAAGCTTCCAACCAATCTTCTCCGCAAACCCTAACATCTTCTCCTTCTGCTCCTCGCTGAATTTCGTCCTGAACCTCTttttgttgttgctgctgctattaatattaatattattattattagttccCATTATTATTCCTCTTTCTATGCCTTCTTCGGCTATGGCGCGCTCTTCTGAGTAGTTCATGAGCTCGTGAGCCGTGTTTGCAGTACCCTCAGAAGGGGATGCTCCGTTCTGAGAGTAATTGTTCACCTTGCGATGAAAATTGCGGTGGCAACCACATGCTGCACACTGCAGACTGTTGCTGCCACCGCTGATGTCATCCAAGGTGAACTCTCCGCAGCCGTCGGTGGCATAGCTGCCGAGGCTGGCTGCATGGTTCCTCAAGCACTCTCTATAtgctgaggaagaagaagacgatGGTACTACTCCTCCTTCCATATTATAGTGCTCTCTTTCTTTGGTTCTTTGTGGTTCAATTCATGTGTGTGTGTAACAAACTATATAGTAGTGAAATAAAACTATATATTTGAGGGAATGGggttatttaatttaatttgaaattacGAAAATGGGTATGGTTGGAAATGATATTCACAATGTTCCCCGTTGTGTGGACATGCTAGCAAAGTGGACAACTAGACCAATATTATCTCAACAACAATTCTATGTACAACATTAAAGGTTAAAGGGTACGGGTTAGCCTAAAATAATTAGATGTTGAAGGGACATGTATCGTAGTACCCTTAGAGAATTTGAAGTTAcaataaagaaaaacaagaagaagcaCATACACTGATACACATATAAAACTGTTGAGTAACTAGTGTTAGTCCCAcgttggaaaaaaaaaaaaaaaagcaaagagTTTATAAGATAATACCCactatttttatgttttaagattttaaattaaatgtgattttcttttatttttttaatctcttGCTTGATTCTTTCCGAAAACAGTAGAATTTTCAATTTTGAGTACACGGATATTACAAATGAGATAAGATTTGATAAGAATATCTCAATTTATGTCACTTTTTATCCACTTACCAAAAAAGTGTTCAATTGTAAACCTTAGAAGATTAGAGTATcatttggggccattactaaaACATTAAGAAAaatagttaatatttttttataattttaatagtttaaaTTGCTGGGTGTGTGTATATATTAACAAGATAGAATTATTAATGATTGAAagtgtaaataaataaatataagtatgcttaattattcttttatatttaacaaaacATTTGTATTATATAGTAGTATAAGAAATCAAAAGTAGAAGCAATTAATAGAGAGTGTGATTAGACAATGAG
The genomic region above belongs to Arachis stenosperma cultivar V10309 chromosome 5, arast.V10309.gnm1.PFL2, whole genome shotgun sequence and contains:
- the LOC130981336 gene encoding zinc-finger homeodomain protein 10-like, giving the protein MEGGVVPSSSSSSAYRECLRNHAASLGSYATDGCGEFTLDDISGGSNSLQCAACGCHRNFHRKVNNYSQNGASPSEGTANTAHELMNYSEERAIAEEGIERGIIMGTNNNNININSSSNNKKRFRTKFSEEQKEKMLGFAEKIGWKLQRISKETEDEVERFCRSVGVSRQVFKVWMHNHKNNSSFNSSNSASNGNASSLTQ